Proteins from a genomic interval of Luteibacter pinisoli:
- a CDS encoding collagen-like triple helix repeat-containing protein, with translation MNEQSIGKVFTRTLLASAVFAAAMSMAACSGHGSTHSGGGSGSVVNPGGAGGGSDAGGGSGGTGGSGDNGGGTGTGGGSGGGTGGTGGGSGGGTGGTGGTGGTGGGTGGGDGGGTGGGNGGGTGGGTGGGTGGTGGTPVAASNAVGAVATGLGGIIASVGTTVTGVGVQVPGTTVLGGTNGLTNSVGDAVQDLGGAVTTLGNGVTNGLGQTGNISDPLGTTTGTLGNVVTQTGSAVNDLGGGVASVGAGSPITPITSTLGTVVSTAGTGVEHLGTQLGGALNTSSANALTKAVSDVVTPVVASLGTAATPDSSTNLVAAVGTGGGGVVKGLGTGVGSLASTVSSSQAPGAAGAVGTTLGNTLNATSGTLNTLGSTLATGAGKAPDANPVGTTLVGTGATVASVGTVVGNVGTGALAPVAPVTNAVATTVTQVGNGVSTVASSAPLAPLTNKLNTVVNGVATATSLNNTTGGNNGAGSTDPLGGLLGGVKGLLHRDAASR, from the coding sequence ATGAACGAGCAGTCGATCGGCAAGGTCTTCACCCGCACGTTGCTGGCCAGCGCGGTATTCGCTGCGGCCATGTCCATGGCGGCGTGCAGCGGCCACGGTTCCACGCATTCCGGCGGCGGTTCCGGCAGCGTCGTTAACCCGGGCGGCGCGGGCGGTGGCAGCGACGCAGGCGGCGGTTCCGGCGGCACGGGCGGCAGCGGTGACAACGGTGGCGGCACCGGCACCGGCGGCGGCTCCGGCGGAGGTACAGGCGGTACTGGCGGTGGTTCGGGCGGCGGCACCGGCGGCACCGGCGGCACCGGTGGCACCGGTGGCGGCACCGGGGGTGGCGATGGCGGTGGCACCGGCGGCGGTAACGGTGGTGGTACGGGTGGCGGCACAGGCGGTGGTACCGGCGGCACCGGTGGCACCCCAGTGGCAGCCAGCAACGCCGTCGGGGCCGTGGCGACCGGCCTGGGCGGCATCATCGCCTCGGTAGGCACGACGGTCACCGGCGTCGGCGTGCAGGTGCCTGGCACGACGGTGCTCGGTGGCACCAACGGCCTCACCAACTCGGTGGGCGACGCCGTGCAGGATCTCGGCGGTGCGGTCACCACGCTTGGCAATGGCGTCACCAATGGCCTCGGCCAGACCGGTAACATCAGCGACCCGCTGGGCACCACGACCGGTACGCTCGGCAACGTGGTCACCCAGACCGGCTCGGCGGTGAATGACCTCGGCGGCGGCGTAGCCTCGGTCGGCGCGGGCTCGCCAATCACGCCGATCACCAGCACGCTCGGTACCGTCGTCTCGACGGCAGGCACCGGCGTGGAGCATCTCGGCACCCAGCTCGGCGGCGCGCTCAATACCAGCTCGGCCAACGCCCTCACGAAGGCCGTCAGCGATGTTGTCACGCCTGTCGTTGCCTCGCTGGGCACGGCGGCCACGCCGGATAGCTCGACTAACCTGGTCGCCGCGGTTGGCACCGGTGGTGGCGGGGTGGTCAAGGGCCTCGGTACCGGCGTCGGCTCGCTCGCCTCGACGGTGTCGTCCTCGCAGGCACCTGGCGCGGCAGGCGCCGTGGGCACCACGCTGGGTAACACGTTGAATGCCACCAGCGGCACGCTGAACACGCTGGGCAGCACGCTCGCCACCGGTGCAGGCAAGGCGCCCGATGCGAACCCGGTGGGCACGACCCTGGTGGGTACCGGCGCCACGGTCGCGTCAGTGGGTACGGTGGTCGGCAACGTGGGCACCGGTGCGCTCGCGCCGGTGGCTCCGGTCACCAACGCGGTCGCAACGACGGTCACGCAGGTGGGTAACGGAGTGAGCACCGTGGCATCGAGCGCACCGCTCGCGCCACTCACCAACAAGCTCAACACCGTCGTCAACGGCGTGGCCACGGCCACCTCGCTGAACAACACAACCGGTGGCAACAACGGCGCAGGGTCTACGGACCCGCTGGGCGGGCTGTTAGGCGGTGTGAAGGGACTCCTCCACCGCGACGCCGCCTCGCGGTGA
- a CDS encoding ShlB/FhaC/HecB family hemolysin secretion/activation protein encodes MNRWFGCLLGMAVVSSIQAQVRAPANPLQTLPRTETPKQAPVQVSVQAPTAALEALLATPITPSRFDVVGVKSVPFADVAALFAPMRGKAVTVGDLVAAANKVTELYRQHGYALSFAFVPSQDFAQGVVRVTVVEGYVAQVDVRGDAGNMTKRMRDIAAHVVGERPLRQSTFERYTQLLGQLPGAKVSASVPSPTTTDGATTLVLDVTRQRYDLSYGLDFNHPGTQGIFSLLENGATPLGEQLSVSTLFPNGGGQRLYTASWLEPFGSDGWQGRVDASRYWGRPDTDNQLPSYLDHRLAQDRLALSAVYPLKLTNSERMNLTLGAYASRQDDRYRNIDSGAIIALQSSVRVANAELSWVKVTGKRTRQFSIAVAHGFDALGAYSRAVTNLPVQLLVATPDVKFTRYTMNLAIADPWPHGFGTVFRATGQYSHDALPSTEQINFGGPSFAYAYDPGDAAGDSGWAGSAELNRGFTVSSKWVTALTPYVVYQAARVYLNGARPLIDRLDSAAVGLRASDGKHYAVDFALARPTGDKPPETNSRQTRWNLTFSYKLM; translated from the coding sequence ATGAACCGGTGGTTCGGTTGCCTGCTCGGCATGGCCGTCGTCAGCTCTATCCAGGCGCAGGTGCGCGCTCCCGCCAACCCCCTCCAGACCCTGCCGCGCACGGAAACCCCGAAACAGGCACCCGTGCAGGTCAGCGTGCAGGCCCCCACCGCGGCGCTGGAAGCTCTGCTCGCCACGCCGATCACCCCGTCGCGCTTTGACGTCGTCGGCGTGAAGTCGGTGCCCTTCGCCGACGTCGCCGCGTTGTTCGCGCCGATGCGCGGTAAAGCCGTCACGGTAGGCGACCTCGTCGCCGCTGCGAACAAGGTGACCGAACTCTACCGCCAGCACGGCTACGCGCTGTCGTTCGCCTTCGTACCGAGCCAGGACTTCGCCCAGGGCGTGGTTCGCGTCACCGTCGTCGAAGGCTACGTGGCCCAGGTGGACGTGCGTGGCGACGCCGGCAATATGACGAAGCGCATGCGTGACATCGCCGCGCATGTCGTCGGCGAGCGGCCCCTGCGGCAATCGACGTTCGAGCGCTACACGCAACTGCTCGGCCAGCTGCCCGGTGCGAAGGTGAGCGCGAGCGTGCCGTCGCCCACGACCACCGATGGCGCGACCACCCTGGTGCTCGATGTCACCCGCCAGCGTTACGACCTCAGCTACGGCCTCGACTTCAATCACCCGGGCACGCAAGGCATCTTCAGCCTGCTGGAAAACGGTGCCACGCCGCTGGGTGAGCAGCTCAGCGTATCCACGCTGTTTCCCAACGGCGGTGGCCAGCGTCTCTACACGGCCAGCTGGCTGGAACCGTTCGGTTCCGATGGCTGGCAGGGCCGGGTCGATGCGAGCCGTTATTGGGGGCGTCCCGATACCGACAACCAGTTGCCGTCGTATCTCGACCATCGGCTGGCGCAGGATCGGCTCGCGCTTTCGGCCGTCTATCCGTTGAAGCTGACCAACAGCGAACGCATGAACCTCACCCTCGGCGCGTATGCCTCGCGCCAGGACGATCGCTACCGCAACATCGACTCCGGCGCCATCATCGCCCTGCAATCCAGCGTGCGTGTCGCCAATGCGGAACTCAGCTGGGTGAAGGTGACCGGCAAGCGCACGCGGCAGTTCAGCATCGCGGTGGCGCACGGGTTCGATGCGCTGGGCGCGTACTCGCGCGCGGTCACCAATCTTCCCGTGCAGCTGCTGGTCGCCACGCCCGACGTGAAGTTCACCCGCTACACCATGAATCTCGCCATCGCCGATCCGTGGCCGCATGGCTTCGGCACGGTGTTCCGCGCCACCGGGCAATACAGCCACGATGCCTTGCCCTCCACCGAGCAGATCAACTTTGGTGGGCCGAGTTTTGCCTATGCCTACGACCCCGGCGACGCGGCCGGCGACAGTGGCTGGGCCGGCTCCGCCGAGCTCAATCGCGGTTTCACCGTGAGCTCGAAGTGGGTCACCGCGCTGACGCCCTATGTCGTCTACCAGGCCGCCCGCGTGTATCTCAACGGCGCGCGCCCGCTGATCGATCGGCTGGACTCCGCCGCGGTGGGCCTGCGTGCCTCGGACGGCAAGCACTACGCCGTCGACTTTGCCCTGGCCCGGCCCACGGGTGACAAGCCGCCGGAGACGAACAGCCGCCAGACCCGCTGGAACCTCACGTTCAGCTACAAGCTCATGTAA
- a CDS encoding catalase family protein: MPLSLSPPPLRYHETLEQIEPDEMETAEELIETLTGINQTTLEHEGHAVRSVHAKSHALLIGELIVPADLPRELGQGIFARPGTYPVVMRLSTVPGDILDDSVSTPRGMAIKIIGVEGERLPGSEDATTQDFVMVNGPAFQAPNAKKFASTLKLAAATTDRAEGAKKALSAVLRGTEKVIEAFGGKSTTLLALGGQPETNPLGDTYYSQVPMRFGDYVVKVSVAPRSPNLTALTDATLNVNGKPNGLRDAMVEHFAAEGGEWDLRVQFYTDADTMPIEDASVPWPEEKSPYLEVARLVLKPQPAWDDARRAAIDDGLAFSPWHGVVDHRPLGSVMRARRVAYKVMAKFRAHHNKVVIKEPASLDDLKLS; encoded by the coding sequence ATGCCCCTGTCCCTCTCCCCGCCGCCGTTGCGTTACCACGAGACGCTGGAGCAGATCGAGCCGGACGAAATGGAAACGGCGGAGGAGCTGATCGAGACGCTCACCGGCATCAACCAGACCACGCTTGAACACGAAGGCCACGCAGTGCGCTCGGTGCATGCGAAGAGCCACGCCTTGCTCATCGGTGAACTCATCGTCCCCGCCGATCTGCCGCGCGAACTGGGGCAGGGTATCTTCGCCAGGCCGGGAACCTACCCGGTGGTCATGCGCCTCTCCACCGTGCCGGGCGACATCCTCGACGACAGCGTGTCCACGCCGCGCGGCATGGCGATCAAGATCATCGGCGTGGAAGGCGAGCGCCTGCCCGGCAGCGAAGACGCGACCACGCAGGATTTCGTCATGGTCAACGGGCCCGCGTTCCAGGCGCCGAATGCGAAGAAATTTGCCAGCACGCTGAAACTCGCCGCCGCCACGACAGATCGGGCGGAGGGCGCGAAGAAAGCGCTGTCGGCCGTATTGCGCGGTACCGAGAAAGTGATCGAAGCCTTTGGCGGCAAGAGCACCACGCTGCTCGCGCTCGGCGGCCAGCCGGAGACCAATCCGCTCGGCGACACCTACTACAGCCAGGTGCCGATGCGCTTTGGCGATTACGTGGTGAAAGTGTCCGTCGCGCCGCGCTCGCCCAACCTCACCGCGCTCACCGATGCCACGCTCAACGTCAACGGCAAGCCCAACGGCCTGCGTGACGCGATGGTGGAGCACTTCGCCGCGGAAGGCGGCGAGTGGGACCTGCGCGTGCAGTTCTACACGGACGCGGACACCATGCCGATTGAAGACGCCTCGGTGCCGTGGCCGGAAGAGAAGAGCCCTTATCTGGAAGTCGCGCGACTGGTGCTGAAGCCGCAGCCAGCGTGGGATGACGCCCGCCGTGCGGCCATCGATGACGGCCTCGCCTTCAGCCCCTGGCATGGCGTGGTCGACCACCGACCATTGGGCTCGGTGATGCGTGCGCGCCGCGTCGCTTACAAGGTGATGGCCAAGTTCCGTGCCCACCACAATAAGGTGGTGATCAAGGAACCGGCCAGCCTGGACGACCTCAAGCTGTCGTAA
- the phbB gene encoding acetoacetyl-CoA reductase yields MKSGTTQRTALVTGGTGGIGTAIVRYLAQQGHRVATNYRDEAKAAAWREDMIRDGIDVVMVHGDVADPTSAANMVRGVEELAGPVEILVNNAGITRDTTFHKMDYQQWTEVVNTNLNAVFNVTRPVIEGMRSRQWGRIVQISSINGQKGQYGQANYAAAKAGVHGFTISLAQENARFGITVNTVSPGYVGTDLVMAVPEDVRSKIIAQIPIGRLGRPEEIAHAVAFLTAEESSWITGSNLAINGGHYMGW; encoded by the coding sequence ATGAAAAGCGGCACGACGCAACGCACGGCACTGGTCACCGGCGGCACCGGCGGCATCGGCACGGCGATCGTCCGTTACCTCGCCCAACAAGGCCACCGGGTCGCCACGAACTACCGTGACGAAGCCAAGGCCGCGGCGTGGCGCGAAGACATGATCCGCGACGGGATCGACGTGGTGATGGTGCACGGCGACGTCGCCGACCCGACCTCGGCGGCCAACATGGTCCGCGGCGTCGAGGAACTCGCCGGCCCGGTGGAGATCCTGGTGAACAACGCCGGCATCACCCGCGACACCACGTTCCACAAGATGGATTACCAGCAGTGGACCGAGGTGGTGAACACCAACCTCAACGCGGTGTTCAACGTGACGCGCCCGGTGATCGAAGGCATGCGCTCGCGCCAGTGGGGCCGCATTGTCCAGATCAGCTCGATCAACGGGCAGAAGGGCCAGTACGGCCAGGCCAACTACGCGGCGGCCAAGGCCGGCGTGCATGGCTTCACCATTTCGCTCGCGCAGGAAAACGCCCGCTTCGGCATCACGGTGAATACCGTCTCGCCCGGCTACGTCGGTACCGACCTGGTCATGGCGGTGCCCGAAGACGTGCGCTCGAAGATCATCGCGCAGATCCCGATCGGTCGCCTCGGCCGCCCGGAAGAGATCGCGCATGCGGTGGCCTTCCTCACCGCGGAAGAATCCAGCTGGATCACCGGCTCCAACCTGGCCATCAACGGTGGCCATTACATGGGTTGGTAA
- the gluQRS gene encoding tRNA glutamyl-Q(34) synthetase GluQRS, producing the protein MSYRGRFAPSPTGALHFGSLVAAVASWLVARYHGGQWLLRMEDIDPPREVPGSAERILATLDAFGLVTDAPVLFQSTRNDAYEAAFVRLRDAGHLFPCWCSRADLAVHGGLHRDGHCIAPPDPTRPPAWRLRSPDRTIHWVDDLQGPQAENLREVAGDFVIRRVEGLWAYQLACVVDDAFQGVSHVVRGADLLESTARQIYLQELLGLPTPGYLHLPLVLDATGRKLSKSDQALPVDPSQPLPALRQALAWLGVAAPDAADSAGTLAAALGGFKPASLRRSSLTAIGTL; encoded by the coding sequence ATGAGCTACCGCGGACGCTTCGCCCCCTCACCCACCGGGGCCCTGCACTTCGGCTCCCTGGTGGCCGCCGTGGCCAGCTGGCTGGTGGCCCGGTACCACGGTGGGCAGTGGCTGCTGCGCATGGAAGACATCGATCCGCCGCGCGAGGTTCCCGGTTCGGCGGAACGCATCCTGGCGACCCTCGATGCGTTCGGCCTGGTGACGGATGCGCCGGTGCTTTTCCAGTCCACCCGGAACGACGCCTACGAGGCCGCCTTCGTGCGCCTGCGCGACGCGGGGCACCTGTTCCCCTGCTGGTGCAGCCGTGCTGACCTGGCCGTCCATGGCGGCCTGCATCGCGACGGCCACTGCATCGCCCCGCCCGACCCCACCCGGCCGCCCGCCTGGCGCCTGCGCTCACCGGACCGCACGATCCACTGGGTGGACGACCTGCAGGGCCCACAAGCGGAAAACCTGCGCGAGGTGGCCGGTGACTTCGTCATCCGTCGCGTCGAGGGCCTTTGGGCCTACCAGCTGGCCTGCGTGGTCGACGATGCCTTCCAGGGGGTGAGCCACGTCGTCCGCGGCGCGGACCTGCTCGAATCCACGGCCCGGCAGATCTACCTGCAGGAACTGCTCGGCCTGCCCACGCCGGGTTACCTGCACCTGCCCCTGGTGCTGGATGCCACCGGGCGCAAGCTCTCCAAATCGGACCAGGCCCTGCCCGTGGACCCGTCCCAGCCCTTGCCCGCCCTGCGCCAGGCCCTGGCCTGGCTGGGCGTGGCGGCCCCCGACGCCGCCGATTCGGCCGGCACGCTGGCGGCAGCGCTGGGGGGATTCAAGCCTGCGTCGCTTCGCCGCAGTAGTCTTACCGCCATCGGGACGTTATAA
- the htpX gene encoding protease HtpX, whose translation MFKRIVLFVLTNLAVITLLTIVCRLLGIDQWAAQRGMGLGGLIIFASVFGMGGAFISLAISKWMAKMSTGAKVITEPANETERWLLATVRRHAEQAGIGMPEVAVYDAPEMNAFATGMSRNNALVAVSTGLLQQMDREQVSAVLGHEIGHVANGDMVTLTLIQGVLNTLVIVLARVVGRLIDSWMSGGREREGEGGIGYFVTVMVLQIVFGLFASMIVMWFSRWREFRADAAGANLAGRASMISALQRLSANHGDTSLPQTIQAFGISGHLASGVKRLFMSHPPIEERIAALQNAR comes from the coding sequence ATGTTCAAACGCATTGTCCTGTTCGTCCTCACCAACCTCGCCGTCATCACGTTGCTCACCATCGTGTGCCGCCTGCTGGGTATCGACCAGTGGGCCGCCCAGCGCGGCATGGGCCTGGGTGGCCTGATTATCTTCGCCTCCGTCTTCGGCATGGGCGGTGCCTTTATCTCACTGGCCATCTCCAAATGGATGGCGAAGATGAGCACCGGCGCCAAGGTGATCACCGAGCCGGCGAACGAAACCGAGCGCTGGCTGCTGGCCACGGTGCGCCGCCACGCCGAGCAGGCGGGTATCGGCATGCCCGAGGTGGCGGTGTACGACGCGCCGGAAATGAATGCCTTCGCCACCGGTATGTCGCGCAATAACGCCCTGGTGGCGGTGAGCACCGGCCTGCTGCAGCAGATGGATCGTGAGCAGGTATCGGCCGTGCTCGGCCACGAGATCGGCCACGTCGCCAATGGCGACATGGTCACCCTGACCCTGATCCAGGGCGTGCTCAATACGCTGGTGATCGTGCTGGCCCGCGTGGTCGGCCGCCTGATCGACAGCTGGATGAGCGGCGGCCGCGAGCGCGAAGGCGAGGGCGGCATCGGCTATTTCGTCACCGTGATGGTGCTGCAGATCGTCTTTGGCCTGTTCGCCTCGATGATCGTCATGTGGTTCTCCCGCTGGCGCGAGTTCCGCGCCGATGCCGCCGGTGCGAACCTGGCCGGCCGTGCGTCGATGATCTCGGCCCTCCAGCGCCTGTCGGCCAACCACGGCGATACGTCGCTGCCCCAGACCATCCAGGCCTTCGGCATCTCCGGCCACCTGGCCTCGGGCGTGAAGCGGCTGTTCATGAGCCACCCGCCCATCGAGGAGCGGATCGCGGCGCTGCAGAACGCTCGCTGA